Proteins from a single region of Methanoculleus taiwanensis:
- a CDS encoding PD-(D/E)XK nuclease family protein produces MPRVVLYRHIPGTLLDEFIRQFTHAAARDPFGTVFIVPTSHLAREVTRRLEEEGVPIVADAITTLSGFARKIFEDQQAAETLISDAESRLILARILTAHPARFPLLADAGAVDDLATLFSVLIMRKVDYPGALGDLQSAKSAEISDLFNAYLRFLDDHALLDGATLFPWAARRPGRFRTVFVYGLFEPVPCERDLLLALRDSAEEFHYALPSAENPAVFADDGEWLHPDTVIPAETPDERQSAVAALFSRRQPWNSEGFVRIAERRDRKGEVRAIAQEIRDLIAGGVRPGDIAVAFPDFEPAIPYVEEVFTDFGIPYAASSGEALLRSPLVQALLNVPAVPVSGYRREDVVALLASPYIRFSWPAREVDLLTREARIVAGADAWDTRLAGLAAALEEERALPETPEHARQRLETKIATIAAVQDGLCTLFADLASLEGKKTIAEHLAAYRSILERRHWPAMPEEGDAGVLEREGRDLRAFADLLATLEGFTRVLPEERMPLSEFASLLGLLAAETRPPRKRNHSAVQVVGVRELAHLAVPYLFVADLVEGVMPRLTTRLSFTTDLETRRLGTRSKADILREERYHFTAALLAATERVYLSYPSADGGSPVIRSGFVDAVRASIAAEPWGSDAFPASRIAAARKAGALLARGEAAPASYAEAARRLTIENCHRTGAYDSPYDCLLTDEPAITAALAERYGATAVFSPTALETYADCPFRFYLARVLGLAPLPAVDLDLTALERGSLVHRIAFRFYAGWRGDGNGAITEEHYPEALGRILAIGRDEADRFAFGSPAWAVEREHLLGSPAAGRGLLERFLSHETATASSTFVPAAFELSFGLPVAGDCDPASAPDAVAIPLPGTGDEVLRIRGRIDRVDCLPDGRFLITDYKTGSSHPSLKDIVAGTALQLPLYLRAAETLTGMQGVAGSYYALRHGEIRNKPIFWDASLKDRFKPFSVSSRSSVEDVRALVDASLAHVSRYLEGIRGGRFAPRSDPGPCPGYCDFKTVCRFDSLRLLAAAEEVALQWD; encoded by the coding sequence ATGCCCCGCGTCGTTCTGTACCGTCATATCCCGGGAACTCTGCTGGACGAGTTCATCCGGCAATTCACGCACGCCGCCGCCCGCGACCCCTTCGGCACCGTCTTCATCGTCCCGACGTCGCACCTCGCCCGTGAGGTCACCCGCCGCCTCGAGGAGGAGGGCGTCCCCATCGTCGCCGACGCGATCACCACCCTTTCGGGGTTTGCCCGGAAGATCTTCGAGGATCAGCAAGCGGCAGAGACGCTGATCTCGGATGCCGAATCCCGGCTCATCCTCGCCCGGATCCTCACCGCACATCCGGCCAGGTTCCCCCTGCTCGCCGACGCCGGAGCCGTCGACGACCTCGCGACGCTCTTTTCGGTCCTCATCATGCGGAAGGTCGACTACCCGGGCGCCCTCGGCGACCTGCAGAGCGCGAAGAGCGCCGAGATCAGCGACCTCTTCAACGCCTACCTCCGATTCCTGGACGACCACGCCCTCCTCGACGGCGCCACCCTCTTTCCCTGGGCGGCCCGGCGACCAGGGCGGTTCCGGACGGTCTTCGTCTACGGGCTCTTCGAGCCGGTGCCGTGCGAGCGTGACCTCCTCCTCGCTCTCCGGGACTCCGCCGAGGAGTTCCACTACGCCCTGCCCTCCGCGGAGAACCCGGCCGTCTTCGCCGACGACGGTGAGTGGCTGCACCCGGACACTGTCATTCCGGCGGAGACGCCCGACGAGCGGCAGTCAGCCGTCGCCGCCCTCTTCTCCCGGCGACAACCGTGGAACAGCGAGGGATTCGTCCGTATCGCCGAACGCCGCGACCGGAAGGGTGAGGTCAGAGCGATCGCCCAGGAGATCCGCGACCTGATCGCCGGCGGCGTCCGGCCGGGCGATATCGCGGTCGCGTTCCCCGACTTCGAGCCCGCGATCCCGTACGTGGAGGAGGTCTTCACCGACTTCGGGATACCCTACGCCGCATCCAGCGGCGAGGCGCTGCTCCGCTCCCCGCTTGTCCAGGCACTGCTCAACGTGCCGGCCGTCCCGGTCTCCGGCTACCGGCGGGAGGACGTCGTCGCCCTGCTCGCGAGCCCCTATATCCGGTTCTCCTGGCCGGCCCGGGAGGTCGACCTCCTCACCCGCGAAGCCCGGATCGTCGCCGGTGCGGATGCCTGGGATACGAGGCTCGCGGGGCTTGCCGCAGCTCTTGAGGAGGAGCGGGCGCTGCCGGAGACCCCGGAGCACGCCCGGCAGCGGCTCGAAACGAAGATCGCCACTATCGCAGCGGTGCAGGACGGCCTCTGCACCCTCTTCGCCGACCTTGCGAGCCTCGAAGGGAAAAAGACCATCGCCGAACACCTCGCCGCGTACCGCTCAATCCTCGAGCGCCGGCACTGGCCGGCGATGCCGGAGGAGGGGGACGCCGGCGTGCTGGAACGGGAGGGGCGCGACCTCCGGGCGTTTGCCGATCTCCTCGCGACCCTCGAGGGATTCACCCGGGTGCTGCCGGAGGAGAGGATGCCGCTTTCCGAGTTCGCCTCCCTGCTCGGGCTCCTCGCCGCCGAGACCCGCCCGCCCCGGAAGCGGAACCACAGCGCCGTCCAGGTCGTCGGCGTCCGGGAGCTCGCCCACCTCGCTGTCCCCTACCTCTTCGTCGCCGACCTCGTCGAGGGCGTGATGCCGCGGCTGACCACCCGCCTTTCGTTCACCACCGACCTCGAGACCCGGCGGCTCGGGACGCGCTCGAAGGCGGATATCCTGCGGGAAGAACGCTACCACTTCACCGCGGCGCTCCTCGCCGCCACCGAGCGGGTCTACCTCAGCTACCCCTCGGCCGACGGGGGGTCGCCGGTGATACGCTCCGGGTTCGTCGACGCGGTCCGGGCGAGCATCGCCGCCGAGCCCTGGGGGAGCGATGCGTTCCCCGCGTCACGGATCGCGGCAGCCCGGAAGGCAGGCGCCCTGCTCGCCCGGGGGGAGGCTGCGCCGGCTAGCTACGCCGAAGCCGCACGCCGGCTCACCATCGAGAACTGCCACCGCACAGGTGCGTACGATTCGCCCTACGACTGCCTGCTCACCGATGAACCGGCGATCACGGCGGCGCTCGCGGAGCGGTACGGGGCTACCGCCGTCTTCTCCCCGACGGCGCTCGAGACCTACGCCGACTGCCCGTTCCGGTTCTACCTTGCCAGGGTGCTCGGGCTTGCGCCGCTCCCGGCGGTCGACCTCGACCTCACCGCCCTCGAGCGGGGGAGCCTCGTCCACCGGATCGCCTTCCGGTTCTACGCCGGGTGGCGGGGAGACGGGAACGGGGCGATCACCGAGGAGCACTACCCGGAGGCGCTCGGCCGGATCCTCGCGATCGGCCGGGACGAGGCAGACCGGTTCGCCTTCGGCAGCCCGGCGTGGGCTGTGGAACGGGAGCACCTCCTCGGGTCGCCGGCGGCCGGGCGGGGGCTGCTCGAGCGGTTCCTCTCCCACGAGACGGCGACCGCGTCCTCGACCTTCGTCCCGGCAGCCTTCGAGCTCTCGTTCGGCCTCCCGGTGGCGGGAGACTGCGATCCGGCGTCGGCACCGGACGCGGTCGCGATACCCCTTCCCGGGACGGGCGATGAGGTTCTCCGCATCCGGGGCAGGATCGACCGGGTCGACTGTCTGCCCGACGGGCGGTTCCTGATCACCGACTACAAGACCGGAAGTTCGCACCCCTCGCTCAAGGATATCGTGGCGGGCACGGCACTCCAGCTCCCGCTCTACCTCCGGGCGGCCGAGACGCTGACCGGAATGCAGGGGGTCGCGGGGAGCTACTACGCCCTCCGGCACGGGGAGATCCGGAACAAGCCGATCTTCTGGGATGCGAGCCTGAAGGACCGGTTCAAACCGTTCTCGGTATCGTCGCGAAGCAGCGTCGAGGACGTCCGGGCGCTGGTCGACGCCTCCCTCGCCCATGTCTCGCGCTACCTCGAAGGGATACGGGGCGGGCGGTTCGCACCCCGGTCTGACCCAGGCCCCTGCCCCGGCTACTGCGATTTCAAGACGGTCTGCCGGTTCGACAGCCTGCGGCTGCTCGCCGCCGCCGAGGAGGTGGCGTTACAATGGGACTGA
- a CDS encoding UvrD-helicase domain-containing protein codes for MGLTDRQKQAALDHARSKCVTAGAGTGKTHVLVRKYIDLLESRDDLGVANILALTFTEKAAAEMKIRVREALAEKEGPRWDKLRDEFLWANISTFHSFCAQVLREFPLESGVAPGFAVLDEREAGRLRDETIEAFVYGEPPKACRDALIGVLRAVGAYELKNSLERLSRRRDAAEQFFAALAENEKAVLDAWQAAVERCRDEEFATFAAAAAPSLETLQDLAARYPGDADPGEIYLRAVEPLLPSLAAGESGAAAAIVAIHSEKQFTARMGRKQNWAGDDLDRLREAYKDLNNRIKEHGGILALAIDPDDPFTRATLDYLRDLGTVFRAFSDTVEAEKRRRGALDFTDLIDRTHRLFCDHDGTVAAHFRERFQFVLVDEFQDTDPVQIGIVCAILGDLLQASAKLFVVGDPKQSIYLFRDADVTQFRRTRDLIEQHLGGEAVPLDVNFRSTPAVVGFVNAVFGALMEESGRPWEFLYEPLEAHRTDDTGSVELLLVPKADDRAAGRRGEAELVARKIKNLVEHEQRRVYWNQEGKHLDEPRPAEYRDIAILLERRTNLAAYEWALARYGIPYHVHAGLGFYGRQEVYDLYNILRFLENDRDDVALYGLLRSPYCGFSDARLYTIARSGSPEGSLWERLAEFASGQPDPDVTAAVQLLRSWLLHARRVPPAALLARVVAESGIAVVFGGLPGGEQAAANVEKVIALVRTMEARGAGTLAGVVRELGTCIDDGEREGDAALDLTSANAVSIMTVHASKGLEFPIVVVPDLAEPPRAGGGTVMVEDALRLGVTIPNPGSDHEREETPVLTILKREYRQKEQAEQKRLFYVAATRAKDHLILCGELPVEIPATLEDGKTRMAWLARCLGLCGDVYARGAAAISLPCKGETLSIPIATDPAAISAEPHRTCAPLPDGGIAEEVPASDLPVVVDEEEHTYSASEIGRYLRCPLEYERIYRLGRTAQPIRAAFGAEDGATRGLIVHEVFRGRDPAAVLRRYGLEDAGRAREYAGLYDRFRAAEVMRGATSDHREVPFRATIGGVPFKGAIDRLVRRPDGTWVLIDYKTGAAGEDALPRKVEEYAVQMTVYRRAAEAILGQAVTPYLYFVDADRWVEARVDEERVLDAIRSAVDGIERQRFRLPACEGCGGATAGRCRGA; via the coding sequence ATGGGACTGACCGACCGGCAGAAGCAGGCCGCCCTCGACCACGCGAGGAGCAAGTGCGTCACCGCCGGCGCCGGCACCGGGAAGACGCACGTCCTCGTGCGGAAGTACATCGACCTCCTCGAGAGCCGGGACGACCTCGGCGTCGCCAACATCCTCGCCCTGACCTTCACCGAAAAAGCGGCCGCCGAGATGAAGATCCGCGTCAGGGAGGCGCTCGCAGAGAAGGAGGGGCCTCGGTGGGACAAACTCCGCGACGAGTTCCTCTGGGCGAATATCTCGACTTTCCACTCCTTCTGCGCCCAGGTGCTCCGGGAGTTCCCGCTCGAGAGCGGCGTCGCCCCCGGGTTCGCCGTCCTCGACGAGCGGGAGGCCGGGCGGCTCCGGGACGAGACGATCGAGGCGTTCGTCTACGGCGAGCCGCCGAAAGCCTGCCGGGACGCGCTGATCGGCGTCCTCCGGGCGGTCGGGGCATACGAGCTCAAGAACTCCCTGGAACGGCTCTCCAGGCGGCGCGATGCGGCGGAGCAGTTCTTCGCAGCCCTCGCGGAGAACGAGAAAGCGGTGCTCGACGCCTGGCAGGCGGCCGTGGAACGGTGCCGGGATGAGGAATTCGCGACGTTCGCGGCCGCCGCCGCCCCCTCGCTCGAAACGCTGCAGGACCTCGCCGCCCGCTACCCCGGCGACGCCGACCCGGGCGAGATCTACCTCCGCGCCGTCGAGCCGCTCCTCCCCTCCCTCGCCGCAGGAGAGTCCGGGGCCGCCGCCGCGATTGTGGCGATCCACAGTGAAAAGCAGTTCACTGCCCGGATGGGGAGAAAGCAAAACTGGGCAGGAGACGACCTCGACAGGCTCCGCGAAGCCTACAAAGATCTCAACAACCGCATCAAAGAGCATGGCGGAATCCTCGCGCTCGCGATCGACCCGGACGACCCCTTCACCCGGGCGACGCTCGACTACCTCCGCGACCTCGGCACGGTCTTCCGTGCCTTCTCCGATACGGTCGAGGCCGAGAAGCGGCGGCGGGGCGCACTCGACTTCACCGACCTGATCGACCGCACCCACCGGCTCTTTTGTGACCACGACGGAACCGTAGCGGCGCACTTCCGGGAGCGGTTCCAGTTCGTCCTGGTCGACGAGTTCCAGGACACCGATCCCGTGCAGATCGGGATCGTCTGCGCAATCCTCGGCGATCTTCTGCAGGCGTCGGCGAAGCTCTTCGTCGTCGGCGACCCGAAGCAGTCGATCTACCTCTTCCGGGACGCCGACGTCACGCAGTTTCGGCGCACCCGCGACCTGATCGAGCAGCACCTCGGCGGGGAGGCCGTCCCGCTCGACGTCAACTTCCGGAGCACGCCCGCGGTCGTCGGGTTCGTTAACGCCGTCTTCGGCGCCCTGATGGAAGAGTCGGGGCGCCCCTGGGAGTTTTTGTACGAACCGCTGGAAGCGCACCGGACGGATGATACGGGCTCGGTCGAGCTCCTCCTCGTCCCGAAGGCCGACGACAGGGCGGCCGGCCGGCGCGGTGAGGCGGAGCTGGTCGCCCGGAAGATCAAAAACCTCGTCGAGCACGAACAGCGGCGTGTGTACTGGAACCAGGAGGGAAAGCACCTCGACGAGCCCCGGCCGGCGGAGTACCGCGATATCGCGATCCTCCTCGAGCGGCGGACGAACCTCGCCGCCTACGAGTGGGCGCTCGCCCGCTACGGTATCCCCTACCACGTCCACGCGGGGCTCGGGTTCTACGGGCGGCAGGAGGTCTACGACCTCTACAACATCCTCCGGTTCCTCGAGAACGACCGGGACGACGTCGCGCTCTACGGCCTCTTGCGGTCGCCCTACTGCGGGTTCTCCGACGCCCGGCTCTACACCATCGCCCGGTCGGGTTCCCCGGAAGGCTCTCTCTGGGAGCGGCTGGCAGAGTTCGCGTCCGGGCAGCCTGACCCGGACGTCACGGCTGCGGTGCAGCTCCTTCGGTCCTGGCTCCTGCACGCCCGCCGGGTCCCGCCCGCAGCCCTCCTCGCCCGGGTTGTCGCCGAGTCGGGGATCGCCGTCGTCTTCGGCGGGCTACCGGGCGGCGAGCAGGCGGCTGCGAACGTCGAGAAGGTGATCGCCCTCGTCCGAACTATGGAGGCGAGGGGCGCCGGCACGCTCGCCGGGGTCGTCCGGGAGCTTGGCACCTGCATCGACGACGGCGAGCGGGAGGGCGACGCGGCACTCGACCTGACGAGCGCAAACGCCGTCTCGATCATGACGGTGCACGCCTCAAAGGGGCTCGAGTTCCCGATCGTCGTCGTCCCCGACCTCGCCGAGCCGCCCCGCGCCGGCGGCGGCACCGTCATGGTGGAGGACGCCCTCCGGCTCGGGGTCACCATACCGAACCCGGGAAGCGACCACGAGCGCGAGGAGACGCCCGTCCTCACGATCCTCAAGCGGGAGTACCGGCAGAAGGAGCAGGCCGAGCAGAAACGGCTCTTCTACGTCGCCGCGACGCGGGCGAAGGACCACCTGATCCTCTGCGGCGAGCTGCCGGTCGAGATTCCGGCGACCCTGGAAGACGGGAAGACCCGGATGGCCTGGCTCGCCCGCTGCCTCGGGCTCTGCGGCGACGTCTACGCACGGGGAGCGGCCGCGATCAGCCTCCCGTGTAAGGGCGAAACGCTCTCCATTCCAATCGCCACCGACCCCGCGGCGATCTCCGCCGAACCGCACCGGACCTGCGCACCTCTGCCGGACGGCGGGATTGCGGAGGAGGTGCCGGCAAGCGATCTCCCGGTCGTGGTCGACGAAGAAGAGCACACCTACTCGGCGAGCGAGATCGGCCGATACCTCCGCTGCCCGCTCGAGTACGAACGCATCTACCGGCTCGGCCGTACCGCGCAGCCGATCCGGGCGGCCTTTGGGGCGGAGGACGGAGCGACCCGCGGGCTGATCGTCCACGAGGTCTTCCGCGGCAGAGACCCCGCCGCGGTGCTCCGGCGCTACGGGCTCGAGGACGCCGGCCGGGCGCGGGAATACGCAGGACTCTACGACCGGTTCCGTGCGGCGGAGGTGATGAGAGGGGCGACGAGCGACCACCGCGAGGTGCCGTTCCGGGCGACTATCGGCGGCGTTCCGTTCAAGGGCGCCATCGACCGGCTCGTCCGGCGGCCGGACGGCACCTGGGTGCTCATCGACTACAAGACAGGGGCGGCCGGCGAGGACGCTCTCCCGCGAAAGGTCGAGGAGTACGCGGTCCAGATGACGGTCTACCGCCGCGCCGCCGAGGCGATCCTGGGGCAGGCGGTCACGCCGTACCTCTACTTCGTCGACGCCGACCGCTGGGTGGAGGCCCGGGTGGACGAAGAAAGGGTTCTCGACGCTATCCGCAGTGCGGTAGACGGGATCGAGCGGCAGCGGTTCCGGCTGCCGGCGTGCGAGGGGTGCGGGGGAGCGACTGCCGGGCGGTGCCGTGGGGCGTGA